The Panicum hallii strain FIL2 chromosome 9, PHallii_v3.1, whole genome shotgun sequence genome has a window encoding:
- the LOC112873437 gene encoding proline-rich extensin-like protein EPR1, with product MAGAPRGLLLGVCAALMVIAVATGSAASVVVGLAKCADCTRKNLKAEAAFRGLQVAIKCKNSKGDYESKAVSELDGSGAFNVPLTTDLHGADCLAQLHSAAGTPCPGQEPSRIVPQSESHFVVVPGKTNNPSAECASVTICGPIKKHFLDHFHKKPVPPKPKPEPKPEPKPQPEYHPPTPTYGSPTPTYGSPTPIYHPPARHLFDKKKLFDHFHKNYDHHPFLDHFHKKSVPPKPKPEPKPKPDYHPPTPTYGSPTPIYHPPARHLFDKLLDHFHKDHDHHHFFDHFHKKPVPPKPEPKPQPEYHPPTPTYGSPTPIYHPPVKHLSDKKHWLDHFHKEHEHHHFFDHFHKKPVPPKPKPEPMPKPLPEYHPPTPTYSSPTPTYGSPTPIYHPPAEH from the exons ATGGCAGGGGCACCACGGGGGCTTCTCCTTGGCGTTTGCGCCGCGCTGATGGTAATAGCTGTTGCAACTGGCAGCGCGGCGTCAGTCGTCGTCGGCCTGGCCAAGTGCGCCGACTGCACGAGGAAGAACTTGAAGGCCGAGGCGGCTTTCAGAG GTCTTCAGGTGGCGATCAAGTGCAAGAACAGTAAAGGTGACTACGAGAGCAAGGCCGTCAGCGAGCTGGATGGCTCTGGCGCCTTCAACGTCCCGCTAACCACCGACCTCCACGGCGCCGACTGCCTGGCGCAGCTGCACAGCGCAGCGGGCACGCCGTGCCCCGGTCAGGAGCCTTCCCGGATCGTTCCACAGTCCGAGAGCCACTTCGTGGTGGTTCCTGGCAAGACAAACAACCCATCGGCAGAATGCGCGTCGGTAACCATTTGCGGTCCAATCAAGAAACACTTCTTGGACCACTTCCACAAGAAACCTGTGCCACCGAAGCCGAAGCCGGAACCGAAGCCGGAACCTAAGCCACAGCCAGAGTACCACCCTCCGACGCCGACATATGGATCACCTACGCCCACATATGGATCCCCAACTCCGATCTATCATCCTCCAGCCAGGCACTTGTTCGACAAGAAAAAATTGTTTGATCACTTCCACAAGAACTATGACCACCATCCCTTCCTCGACCACTTCCACAAGAAGTCTGTGCCACCAAAACCAAAGCCAGAGCCGAAGCCGAAGCCAGACTACCATCCCCCAACGCCTACGTATGGGTCTCCGACACCGATCTACCACCCTCCAGCTAGGCATTTGTTTGACAAGTTGCTTGATCACTTCCACAAGGACCACGACCACCACCACTTCTTCGACCACTTCCACAAGAAGCCTGTTCCGCCGAAGCCGGAGCCCAAACCACAGCCCGAGTACCACCCCCCGACGCCCACGTATGGGTCTCCTACTCCAATCTACCATCCTCCTGTTAAGCACTTGTCCGACAAGAAGCACTGGCTCGACCACTTCCACAAGGAGCACGAGCACCACCACTTCTTCGACCACTTCCACAAGAAGCCAGTGCCGCCAAAGCCAAAGCCAGAGCCCATGCCCAAACCTCTGCCAGAGTACCACCCCCCAACGCCTACATACAGTTCGCCGACGCCCACGTATGGGTCCCCGACTCCGATATACCACCCTCCTGCCGAGCACTGA